Proteins from a genomic interval of Microscilla marina ATCC 23134:
- a CDS encoding PAS domain S-box protein produces MKNGQTGDHKEVTHSIDHYVELVQKLEQENEQMKARLWVDSNLTKFDDVLRSNYDKSLIEFADAVIFHLAKLTHSLRGTFFTLNQDTQQVEATAGYACTVETLAKSTFKIGEGLIGQAVKGQETIILDNIPANNMVLEASMGQLSGNCVVVIPLIFNQEVYGAVELLYLQEVAPRYLHLLERLGGNIASMLNSIQNNIKTRDLLTEAKELEKELLTQEEELRQNMEELTATQEKMYKKEKELSSNINAINQTISTIEFDMKGMVLNANQLFLQLTGYEFDDIIGKHHRMFVDHEYAQTTAYQDFWDSLRKGKTHSAEFKSIGNQGKEVWLRASYTPVKGGDGTPYKIMQFALDITSEKKLRQDLANQLEAIDRSSAVIEFDLSGHILTANDTFLQAFGYTLHDLKGKHHQVFVDPEYQRSEEYRQFWQKLQNGQFIEGEFKQYTQSEEEIWIKGNYNPILDINGKPYKVIQFASDITQEKKLSQDLDNQMAAINKSNAVVEFDLNGHITGANELFSQLTGYQLEEVRGKHHQIFIDAQEAQSDEYSQFWHKLQNGQFIEGEFKRLTKEGEKVWIKGSYNPIIGLDGEPYKIVKYAVDITEQRVLQMQNAQQLEEIKAVEEEMRQNMEELVATQDELNRQAKEISRSKQLNDAILNTAVDVIITMNYRGIIQSINPAVTSLFGYEPEEVIGQNVKILMPHKYASEHDGYLKNYAETGHRKIIGIGRKVEAQKKDGTVFDAYISVSEFKMDEEVVYTGFIRDINDLAKTQRELQEQLEQVRTTEEELRQNLEEMAATQDEVHRQATELEKSKKQAEAVLNTAIDVIITMNRQGIVQTANPAVTSLFGYEPEEVIGQNIKMLMPHKYASEHDGYLQHYANTGEKKIIGIGRKVEAQKKDGTVFDAYISVSEFKMDEEVVYTGFIRDISDLANTQRELQEQLEQVRTTQDEIRRQATELEKSKKQSEAVLNTAIDVIITMNRQGIVQTANPAVTSLFGYEPQEIIGQNIKILMPHKYASEHDGYLQHYANTGEKKIIGIGRKVEAQKKDGTVFDAYISVSEFKMDEEVVYTGFIRDISDLANTQRELQEQLGQVRTTQDEIRRQATELEKSKKQAEAVLNTAIDVIITMNRQGIVQTANPAVTSLFGYEPEEVIGQNIKMLMPHKYASEHDGYLQHYANTGEKKIIGIGRKVEAQKKDGTVFDAHISVSEFKVNQEVFYAGFIRDISQATSTQKVLEKQAKISEMNQEKMQAILNTAIDVIITMNRQGIVQSVNPAVTNLLGYEPEEVIGQNIKMLMPQHYASQHDAHLKNYADTGKKTIIGVGRQVEAQHKDGTVFDAHISVSEFTLGGEVMYAGFIHKLN; encoded by the coding sequence ATGAAAAATGGACAAACAGGTGATCATAAGGAGGTCACGCACAGTATTGATCATTATGTAGAACTGGTACAAAAACTAGAGCAAGAAAATGAGCAGATGAAGGCTCGCTTGTGGGTAGACTCTAACCTTACCAAATTTGACGATGTACTAAGGAGCAATTATGACAAATCACTGATAGAGTTTGCCGATGCGGTAATTTTTCACCTGGCCAAACTGACCCACTCGCTCAGGGGCACTTTTTTTACCCTCAACCAAGACACCCAACAAGTAGAAGCTACGGCTGGCTATGCCTGTACTGTAGAAACGCTTGCCAAGAGTACATTTAAGATTGGCGAAGGGCTTATAGGGCAAGCCGTTAAAGGGCAAGAAACGATCATACTAGACAATATTCCAGCCAATAATATGGTACTGGAGGCCTCTATGGGGCAACTCAGTGGCAATTGTGTAGTAGTGATTCCGCTTATTTTTAATCAAGAAGTATACGGAGCAGTAGAGTTGTTGTATTTACAAGAGGTAGCCCCCCGCTACCTGCACTTGCTCGAGAGACTGGGAGGAAACATTGCTTCCATGCTTAACAGTATTCAAAACAACATCAAAACCCGCGACCTGCTTACCGAAGCAAAAGAACTGGAAAAAGAACTGCTGACCCAGGAAGAAGAGCTCCGCCAAAATATGGAGGAGTTGACGGCAACGCAGGAAAAAATGTATAAAAAAGAAAAAGAGTTGTCGAGCAATATCAATGCAATCAATCAAACCATTAGCACTATAGAGTTTGACATGAAAGGGATGGTGTTGAATGCAAACCAACTTTTTTTACAATTGACAGGATACGAGTTTGACGATATCATTGGCAAACACCACCGAATGTTTGTAGACCATGAATATGCACAAACTACTGCCTATCAAGATTTTTGGGATAGTTTACGCAAAGGCAAAACCCATAGTGCCGAATTTAAAAGTATTGGCAACCAAGGCAAAGAAGTATGGCTGAGGGCGTCTTATACTCCAGTAAAAGGAGGAGACGGCACCCCTTACAAAATAATGCAGTTTGCTCTGGACATTACCTCAGAAAAAAAGTTAAGGCAAGACCTTGCCAACCAACTGGAAGCAATTGACCGCTCGTCAGCGGTGATTGAGTTTGACCTAAGCGGTCACATTCTAACAGCCAATGATACCTTTCTGCAAGCATTTGGCTATACCCTGCACGATTTGAAAGGCAAGCACCACCAGGTATTTGTAGACCCCGAATACCAACGCTCGGAAGAGTACCGCCAGTTTTGGCAAAAGCTGCAAAACGGGCAGTTTATAGAAGGAGAGTTTAAACAATACACCCAAAGTGAGGAAGAAATATGGATCAAGGGCAACTATAACCCTATACTAGACATCAACGGCAAACCTTACAAAGTTATTCAATTTGCCTCTGACATTACCCAAGAGAAAAAGCTCAGCCAAGACCTGGACAATCAAATGGCTGCGATCAACAAGTCGAACGCAGTGGTAGAGTTTGACTTAAATGGTCACATCACTGGTGCCAATGAGCTATTTTCTCAACTCACGGGGTATCAGCTCGAAGAGGTACGAGGCAAACACCACCAGATTTTTATAGATGCACAAGAGGCTCAATCTGACGAATACAGTCAGTTTTGGCACAAGCTACAAAACGGGCAGTTTATAGAAGGAGAGTTTAAACGATTGACAAAAGAAGGAGAAAAAGTATGGATCAAAGGCAGCTATAATCCCATCATAGGTTTAGATGGTGAGCCATACAAAATAGTAAAATATGCGGTAGACATTACCGAACAACGCGTGCTGCAAATGCAAAATGCGCAGCAACTGGAAGAGATAAAGGCAGTAGAAGAAGAAATGCGCCAAAATATGGAAGAGTTGGTGGCTACTCAGGATGAGCTCAACCGACAAGCTAAAGAGATTAGTCGTAGCAAACAGCTCAACGATGCGATACTCAATACTGCTGTAGATGTGATTATCACAATGAACTATAGGGGCATTATCCAAAGTATTAATCCTGCAGTTACTTCATTGTTTGGCTATGAGCCAGAAGAGGTAATAGGGCAAAATGTAAAAATACTCATGCCTCATAAATATGCTTCAGAACACGATGGCTACCTGAAAAATTATGCTGAAACAGGACACAGAAAGATCATTGGGATAGGCCGTAAGGTGGAGGCTCAGAAAAAAGACGGAACCGTGTTTGACGCTTATATTTCGGTGTCGGAGTTTAAAATGGATGAAGAGGTGGTATATACTGGGTTTATACGCGACATCAACGACTTAGCCAAAACCCAAAGGGAACTACAGGAACAACTTGAACAAGTACGCACCACTGAGGAAGAGCTTCGCCAAAACCTGGAAGAAATGGCAGCTACCCAAGATGAAGTACACCGACAAGCCACTGAGCTGGAAAAAAGTAAAAAACAGGCAGAAGCAGTACTTAATACGGCGATAGATGTAATTATTACCATGAACCGACAAGGCATTGTGCAAACTGCCAACCCTGCGGTTACTTCATTGTTTGGCTACGAACCTGAGGAAGTCATAGGGCAAAATATAAAAATGCTGATGCCTCATAAATACGCTTCGGAACACGATGGTTACTTACAACATTATGCCAATACAGGCGAAAAGAAAATAATTGGCATAGGCCGCAAGGTGGAAGCTCAAAAAAAGGACGGAACTGTGTTTGACGCTTATATTTCGGTATCGGAGTTTAAAATGGATGAAGAGGTGGTATATACTGGGTTTATACGTGATATAAGTGACTTAGCCAACACCCAAAGAGAACTACAGGAACAGCTTGAACAAGTGCGCACTACCCAAGATGAAATACGCCGACAAGCCACTGAGCTGGAAAAAAGCAAAAAACAGTCAGAAGCAGTACTTAACACGGCGATAGATGTAATTATTACCATGAACCGACAAGGCATTGTGCAAACTGCCAACCCTGCGGTTACGTCATTGTTTGGCTATGAACCTCAGGAAATCATAGGGCAAAATATAAAAATATTGATGCCTCATAAGTACGCTTCGGAACACGATGGTTACTTACAACATTATGCCAATACAGGCGAAAAGAAAATAATTGGCATAGGCCGCAAGGTGGAGGCTCAAAAAAAGGACGGAACTGTGTTTGACGCTTATATTTCGGTGTCGGAGTTTAAAATGGATGAAGAGGTGGTATATACTGGGTTTATACGTGATATAAGTGACTTAGCCAACACCCAAAGAGAACTGCAGGAACAGCTTGGACAAGTGCGCACTACCCAAGATGAAATACGCCGACAAGCCACTGAGCTGGAAAAAAGCAAAAAACAGGCAGAAGCAGTACTTAATACAGCGATAGATGTAATTATTACCATGAACCGACAAGGCATTGTGCAAACTGCCAACCCTGCGGTTACTTCATTGTTTGGCTACGAACCTGAGGAAGTAATAGGGCAAAACATAAAAATGCTGATGCCTCATAAGTATGCCTCAGAACACGATGGTTACTTACAGCATTATGCCAATACAGGCGAAAAGAAAATAATTGGCATAGGCCGCAAGGTGGAGGCTCAAAAAAAGGACGGAACTGTGTTTGACGCTCATATTTCGGTGTCGGAGTTTAAGGTAAACCAAGAGGTATTTTATGCTGGGTTTATTCGTGATATCAGCCAAGCTACCTCTACACAAAAAGTGCTCGAAAAGCAAGCAAAAATATCGGAGATGAATCAGGAAAAAATGCAGGCTATTTTAAATACAGCCATTGATGTAATCATCACCATGAATCGTCAGGGCATTGTACAGTCGGTCAACCCTGCCGTAACCAACTTATTGGGCTATGAACCTGAGGAAGTAATAGGGCAAAATATAAAAATGTTGATGCCCCAGCATTATGCCAGTCAACACGATGCTCACCTGAAAAACTATGCCGATACTGGCAAAAAAACCATCATAGGTGTAGGGCGCCAGGTAGAGGCTCAGCACAAAGACGGAACCGTGTTTGATGCACACATTTCGGTATCGGAATTTACACTAGGTGGTGAAGTAATGTACGCCGGTTTTATTCATAAACTTAACTAA
- a CDS encoding phytanoyl-CoA dioxygenase family protein gives MTFKEHFEQQGFLHLSNFVDRSMIRHIKQQYLQTVKPFDQPLLRQSTDQYETHLFSEDGFMTNPLLNIHESLPEALIGFRSSVVDLLGHDALQQLLKKLMGERPVLVQSMYAESSQGSPDHIDSHLIDSARTGSMIGCWVALEDIDANGGRFTLFPKSHLLDNTQVFSEEVTHLYQQYNALAIQAINAYPGGQPQVATQAQQVLEKLLKASNLSRYNQDIQAGDVFLFSSKLIQGNEKPTHRQSHHSVVAHFVPAVYPLRHHSTHNVDLRIAQGGNLAIHIAPEAVMA, from the coding sequence ATGACGTTTAAAGAACATTTTGAACAGCAAGGCTTTTTGCACTTGAGCAATTTTGTAGATCGATCAATGATCCGGCACATCAAACAACAGTACCTGCAAACAGTCAAGCCTTTTGACCAGCCCTTGCTCAGGCAAAGCACTGATCAATACGAAACCCATCTTTTTTCGGAAGATGGGTTCATGACCAACCCCTTGCTCAATATACACGAGAGTTTGCCCGAAGCATTGATTGGGTTCAGGTCTTCGGTAGTAGACCTGTTAGGACACGATGCATTACAACAGCTGTTGAAAAAGCTCATGGGAGAACGTCCGGTACTGGTACAAAGCATGTATGCTGAAAGCAGCCAAGGTAGCCCTGACCACATAGACAGTCACTTGATAGACTCTGCCCGCACAGGCAGCATGATAGGTTGCTGGGTGGCTCTGGAAGATATAGACGCAAACGGAGGACGATTTACGCTTTTTCCGAAAAGTCATTTACTAGACAACACCCAGGTATTTTCAGAGGAAGTGACTCATTTGTACCAACAATACAACGCATTGGCTATACAGGCGATCAATGCCTACCCAGGTGGGCAACCCCAGGTAGCCACCCAAGCTCAGCAGGTGTTAGAAAAACTGCTCAAGGCCAGTAACCTGAGTCGCTACAATCAGGATATTCAGGCAGGCGATGTTTTTCTGTTTTCGTCAAAGCTGATTCAAGGCAACGAAAAACCAACACATCGTCAGTCACACCATTCGGTGGTGGCTCACTTTGTGCCCGCTGTCTATCCGTTGCGTCACCACAGCACCCACAATGTAGACCTGCGCATTGCCCAAGGGGGTAACCTTGCCATTCACATAGCTCCCGAAGCAGTCATGGCATAA
- a CDS encoding SpoIIE family protein phosphatase translates to MHCRLFILFFLVYMFGGLDTQAQTPEIDSLESKLANTPPDVRQIKILSKLSWKLRDSDLKKALNYGIRSLKLIAQFKHHKAAAQTNNYVGVIYRNLNQYSNAITYYYRALKAAQTNNQPIQIAYAYNNIGEIFKFQNRLKDAGQNTQKAIDMFKKLNNKGGEAYAHLRLGEILQKQGRVEEAYNAYSEAAKIRENMPKQPRLDVVYNRIGNLFLEQKNYDQTFVYLTKAKEANIRNNVRGTGIYSVEVSFAKLYIEQNQLDKAILIAQNTYKKAQEIPSKPLMATSLKLLSEAYALKNEHTKAYEYQQQYIQITQEFVNTQNRYKINVLESIHQLEQKQSELELLKKEQREVILRRNFVYALIGSVLLLLGLLSVLVYNNQAKQKANMLLQIKNDQIDSKNQDITASITYAQRIQQALLYLEDANSFMPDYFVLFRPRDIVSGDFYWVEKAKGKIFMVAADCTGHGVPGAFMTMLGSQALSNIMIQNKVYDPAQVLLHLDMILRRTLKSKDTMIRDGMDIAIIVIDPQKHEMQYSGAKNSLILVQNQEVQEIKGSMYSINGHRPVEVDAGYETHTIDISIPSTFYMYSDGFQDQFGGKKGRKFMKKRFRELLHTISRQPMKEQKATLDKVLNAWMLGHDQVDDILVMGARWPGKST, encoded by the coding sequence ATGCATTGCAGGTTATTCATTTTATTTTTTTTAGTGTATATGTTTGGTGGGCTGGACACACAAGCACAAACTCCAGAAATAGACAGCCTGGAGAGCAAGCTTGCCAATACTCCGCCTGATGTACGCCAAATTAAAATATTGAGTAAACTCTCGTGGAAACTGCGCGATTCAGACCTCAAAAAAGCCCTAAACTATGGCATTAGAAGCCTTAAATTAATCGCCCAGTTTAAGCATCACAAAGCCGCCGCCCAAACCAACAATTATGTAGGGGTGATCTATCGCAACCTTAACCAATACAGCAACGCCATTACTTATTATTACCGGGCACTTAAGGCCGCCCAAACCAACAATCAACCCATTCAGATAGCATATGCTTATAACAATATCGGCGAGATTTTTAAGTTTCAGAATCGCCTGAAAGATGCCGGGCAAAACACTCAAAAAGCCATTGATATGTTCAAAAAGTTGAACAACAAAGGAGGGGAGGCTTATGCACACTTGCGCCTGGGCGAAATACTACAAAAACAAGGCAGGGTTGAAGAGGCATATAACGCCTACAGTGAAGCAGCAAAAATTAGAGAAAATATGCCCAAACAGCCTCGGTTGGACGTAGTTTATAACCGAATTGGGAATTTGTTTCTTGAGCAAAAAAACTATGACCAGACATTTGTCTACCTCACCAAAGCCAAAGAAGCCAACATCCGCAATAATGTACGTGGCACGGGTATTTATAGCGTTGAGGTAAGCTTTGCCAAACTATACATCGAGCAAAACCAACTCGACAAGGCAATTTTAATTGCCCAAAACACCTATAAAAAAGCCCAGGAAATTCCGTCAAAACCTTTGATGGCAACCAGCCTCAAGCTATTGTCAGAAGCGTATGCCCTCAAAAACGAACATACCAAAGCCTACGAGTACCAGCAACAGTACATCCAAATCACCCAAGAGTTTGTAAACACCCAAAACAGGTACAAAATAAATGTACTGGAGTCTATTCATCAACTAGAGCAAAAGCAGTCGGAGCTGGAGCTTTTGAAAAAAGAACAAAGAGAAGTGATTTTGCGACGCAACTTTGTATACGCCCTCATTGGCAGTGTGCTGTTATTGTTGGGGTTGTTGTCGGTATTGGTCTACAACAACCAGGCAAAGCAAAAAGCCAATATGTTGTTGCAAATCAAGAACGACCAGATTGACAGTAAAAACCAAGACATTACGGCAAGCATTACCTACGCCCAGCGCATTCAACAAGCTTTGCTATACCTCGAAGACGCCAATAGTTTTATGCCCGACTATTTTGTGTTGTTTCGCCCCCGAGACATTGTTTCGGGCGACTTTTATTGGGTTGAAAAGGCAAAAGGCAAAATATTTATGGTGGCTGCCGACTGTACCGGGCACGGGGTGCCAGGGGCTTTCATGACTATGTTAGGGTCGCAGGCATTGAGCAACATCATGATTCAAAACAAGGTGTACGACCCTGCACAAGTGCTGTTGCATTTAGATATGATTTTGCGACGCACCCTCAAGAGCAAAGATACGATGATTCGCGATGGCATGGACATAGCCATTATAGTGATTGACCCACAAAAACATGAGATGCAATACTCGGGAGCTAAAAACTCGTTGATTTTGGTGCAAAACCAAGAGGTGCAAGAGATCAAAGGGAGCATGTACAGCATCAATGGGCATCGCCCTGTAGAGGTAGATGCAGGGTACGAAACCCATACCATAGACATTTCTATACCAAGCACTTTTTATATGTATTCTGACGGCTTCCAAGACCAGTTTGGGGGCAAAAAAGGGCGTAAGTTTATGAAAAAACGTTTTCGGGAGTTGTTGCATACAATATCGCGTCAACCTATGAAAGAACAAAAAGCCACCCTCGATAAGGTGTTGAATGCCTGGATGTTGGGTCACGATCAGGTAGACGATATTTTGGTAATGGGGGCAAGGTGGCCAGGGAAAAGCACTTAA